The DNA window AGCGTGGCCCTGCGCGCCCGGCAAAGCTTCCAGGTCGACGGGGCCGTCTTCAACGTCACCGCCTCGGGTGCGGACACCATCGTCTTCACCCGCGACGGCCATGAATGGCGCTACGACGGCGCCGTGTTATACCGCGACGGCCGCGCCCAATCGGGCTGCCCCGACGCGCGCCTGTCCGGGCAAGCGCTGTCGCTATGGAACCGCGCCATGCCGATGATGCTGACCATCGCCCGGCCACTGTCATTCGGCGGCAATCTGTATTGCGGCAACCGCCTCGGACTGGCGCAAACCACGCCGGGCGCCGCGCAACTGTCGCGCGCCAACGGCCGGCTGGAGCTCTCGGCCGGCAATCCGGATGGCGACCGCGCCTCGGTGCTGGTGGATAGCGACGGCGTCCAGACCGATTTGCGCCGTCAGGAGGCGTCGCTGGCCGGCGTGAACGCGATCATCGTCGGCCACACCCGTTTTCAGCTGACGCCAGCCGGCGACCAATTGAAGCTGACACCGAGCCGCCATGTCAGCCTGTTCAGCGTGCCGGACCTGAAACTGCCGGAGGCGATCAGTTGGCAGTGGCAACAGCGCTCGCTGTGGAATAGCGGCCATGCCACCGCCCTGTGGCTCGCTATCGCCGGCTGCCTGGCCTGCGTGGCCATCGGTGCGGCGTGCGCGATGTCCCCGCCAGCTCCGGGGCTGCGCCGCGCCGCCGCCGGCGCCAAGCTGCTGGGCGCGACGATCCTGCTGATCGCCGGCGTCGCCGCCCTGATTTCGCAACGTGCGGGGCTTCCGCCCAGCGCCGCCTTGTCGATGATGCTCGGCGCCTGCGCGCTGCTGCTTTGGCTGGCCTTCCCCGGCCGTCTCACGCTGTTGACAGCCACCGGCGTCGTGCTGCTTGCCGTCGGTCTGCTGGCCCAACTGGAACTGGGCCTCGGAGCGCCACAAACGTCGTGGTTGCGCTACTACCAGAAAAGCGCCGCCATGCTGGCGATAGGCGCCGGCCTTGGCGGCTTGCTGCGCCTGTGGGCGCAATACCAGGCCGCGCGCGCCGCGCATCTGCAGCAACGCACCATCGAATGGGTACTGGCGATATTCGCCGCCGTCGCGCTGGCGGCGCTGGCGGCGCAGGTATTGTGGGGCGACGAGACCGGCGTGTTCGACCTGCAGCCGGTGGAACTGGCCAAACTGGCCCTGACCGCGCTGACCGCCCACTGCCTGGCGCTGCGTTTCGGCTGGCATAGCGAAACACGGCATCCGGCCGACCACCGCGCCCGCTGGCTGCAACTGATCGCGCCGGCCCTGCTCTTCATCGCGCTGCTTGGCCTGTCGCTGGTGCAGATCGACGACTTCTCGCCGCTGATACTGCTGCTGGTGTGGAGCACCGCCATGGCCTTCGCCTACGCCCTGGCCGCCCGCCACCGCCTGCTTACGGCCACGTTGATCGCCGCATCGCTGCTCGCCGTGGGCGCCGTGGTCTACCTGCGCCTGGCCGGCACGGACGATTTGATACGCTGGGGCTTCTACGCCGACCGCTTCCTGGTCTGGCTCAATCCCGCAGAACATCCGCACACCGGCCAGCAGTTGCTGCTCGGCGCCCGCGCCATCGGCGAAGGCGGCTGGCTGGGGGCGGACCACTGGCTAGGCCTGCGCGCGCTGGGCCAATCGGCCGGCGGCGTGGTCCAAATCCCCGCCGTGCAGGACGACTTCGCGGCGACCTTTTTCATCAACCGCCACGGCCTGGCCGGCGCGCTGCTGCTGTGGGGCGCGCAGGCGGCCTTCCTGACCGGGATCGTGCTGACCGCGCTGCGCGCCCACCACGCCGGCGACACTGCGCGCAACTTCCGCCAGGCCTGGTCCGGCCGCTTCCGCTATTTCGCGCTGTGCGGCGGCGGCGCCTTCGTGCTCGGTCACTTCCTGCTGTCGTGGGGGACCAACCTGGCGATCTTCCCGATCATGGGGCAGCCGATGAGTTTTCTGTCGGCCGGCGGCAGCCATCTACTGTTTTTCCTTTGCCCCCTGCTAGCGTTTAGTGCCATCAGCGCGCAATCTTTAGAAGGAGACTGAATCATGCCGATCTATGTCCAACACGAAGTCCTGGGCCGTATTCCCGACGTTTTCAACGGCGAGGCGATCTGGCAGGCTCCCGGCCTGGCGCTTTTTTCTCGCCGTCCGCTGCTGCGCGACCTGCTGGAACGCAGCCCGCGCGAGCACAAGGGCCGCGCCGCCACCCGCTGCTTCTCCCACGTGACGCTGATGCTGCCGCAGGAGGATGTCGATGACGACTACCACCTCACGCGCGGCGCCCGCGCCCGCGACCTGGCGCAAACTTTGACGGCGTTGCATCAAAAGGACTTCGGCGATCTGCTGGGCGGCGATCAGGTGCGCTACGACGTCGTCGGCACCGAGGCGCTGTCGCCGGGCGAGATCGAGGTCAAGTTCGGCCACGCCGTGTATTTGCCGGCGGCCGACGAAAAAATCCTTTTCAACGTCAGCGTTTCGCGCGACAGCGCGATTTGGCATCCGGTCTGCCCGATCTATCCGAACCAGCGCCTGGCGCTGATCGGCGGCGAAGGCGGCGCCGCCAGCGTGATCGCCAGCGGCTGGCCGTTCGGCCCGGAAGGCGCGATCCTGATCATCAACGACGGACCCGACGCGGCGCCGGTGGTGCAGATGCGCCCCAAGGATGCCTTCGAATGCCGCTTCGATCCGCGCAGCGGCTACTACACCATCAAATCCCTGCGCGAGGCGCCGGACGGCAGCCCGCGTCTTATGCTCAAGATCGCGCGTGCCTCGGGCGCGCCCGTCGGCACGCAGTCCAGCGCAATAGAAGGCATCAGCATCAATCCCGCGCCTGTGCAGGCGCCCGCGCCGGCCGCCCACGCCACGCCGGCCAAACCGGCTGTGTGGCAAAGCCGCGCCGACGGCGCCCCGCTGGAGCTGACGGCCGTGCCGGTCAGCCACAAGCCGGCCAATAAGCCGGGGGAAAGCGACGCGACCTACGCGCCGGTCTCCCGGCAACGCGTCAACCTGGTGGCGCTGGCCCTGCCCCGTCTGAGCCGCTACCGCGACACCGGCGCCCAGACGCTGGAACTGCCTTTCGACCGCGCGCTGGCCTTGTCCGCCGACGCGGCGCCGGTCATCAGTTTCGTGGTCGACGCGGCCGACGAACTGTATGCCTGCACCGCCGAAGGCCGCCAGCGCATCAACGCGCCGTCCACGTTCTCGCCGGTCGACGGGCGCGCAATCCGGCTACTGCCGGCGGCGCCGGAAATGGCGGACCGCTACCGCGCCCTGCTCTGTCTCGCGCAGCCTGTCGGCGCGGCGGTCGCCGGCGGTGCGCGCTTCACCTTCGGGCGCAATTCGCCGATGCTGTCGGCGCTGCGCTTGCTCGATTCGCCGCGCTTCATCAAGCGCGCCGACGGCGTCAACGCGGCCAGCGCCGACCGCATCGGCCTGTCGCGCAACGCTTTCAGTTTTGAAGCGACATCGGATGGCTACAAAATCGGCCGGCTGACCGCCACCCAGGGCCTGTACCACCTGAACGAAAAAATGGAGTTCGTCGCCAGCATCGGCGACACGGGCACCGACGCGCCGTATCTGCTGCCGGCCGGTCATCATCTCGTCGCCGGCCATTACGTGCTGCGCTTCGACGCCTGAGGGGACCTCCGATGGAGACGGCAAAACTCTACGCGGTCTGCGCGTTCGCGACGGGATTGGTGATCACACTTTTCCTGGCCGCCTATCTGACCCCGAACCAATGGTGGCGCCGCGCCAACGCGCGCGCGCTGCTGATCATGGTCGTCGGCGCATGGGGTTTCGGGAGCCTGATCCTGTATGCGGTCCAGGGTACGCGGCCGGTTGCGGCGGGCACGCTCGAAGGCGCCGCGAACCGGTCGTCGCCTGAAATACGCGCGGCGGCATCCTCGCCAACGCCCCTCCCGCCTGAACTCATCACCGGCAGGCCCTACCAGGTACACCGCGACCTGAACGTACGCGCGGCCGCCGGGGTGCATGCGGCGCGCCTGACCACCGTGCCGGCCGGCGCCAGCGTCACGCCCACCGGCGCGCGCGAAGGCGACTGGTGGCAGGTCACAACCGGCGCCGCCGGCCGTGAACAAACGGGCTGGGTCAGCAGCTTGTGGCTGCGCCGGGGCGGCGAATGACGCATCCGCGCAGCGAGTCCTCGTTCCGGTCCGCGCACACTTCCGCGCACACTTCATCGCCCGCTTCCGCAGACGTGGCTTTTTCAGCTAAGCTGTGGCCTTTCGGACTCCGCGCCGCGCCGCCCGCCACGATGACAAGAATCACCGACATGCTGGACTTCGGCCCCGGGCTCGATATCGCAGCCCGCAGCAGCGCCAGCATCAGCAAACTGCAAGTGCCGGAAAACCAGGACAATCTGCTGGTCATCGATGCCAGCGGATGCGCGGTATTCCTGCGCGACCAAACCAGCCAATCGGCCACGCTCGCGAACTGGCCGCAAGGCCATGTGCGCCTCGCCGTTATGGACGGCATGGGTGGCCACGGCCACGGACGCGAGGCCGCCGAGGCGGTTGCCGACGGCCTGCTGCGCGTGCCCGCGTGCGGCACGGTGGAAGAACTGGGCGCGCACCTGGACCGCCTGCACGACGAACTTCAACAGCGCTTCCGCCAGCCCGGCGATACCGACAGCTTCCGCCGTCCCGGCACCACGCTCACGCTGCTGGAAATCCCGCCCGGCCAGGCGCCGATGCTGTACCACGCCGGCGATTCGCGGCTGTACGAAATCACCGCGCAAACCGTCCGGCCGCTGACGGTGGACCATGTGCCGGCCACCTGCTTCGCGATGCACGGGCTGCTGGGCGAAGAGGAATGGTGGCAGCAGGTGCACGGCGAGCACCGGCCGCAGATCTCGCAGGCCTACATCCTCGGCAACGCCTTCGCCAATCCGCAGGTGCTGGAGGACGGCCTGCTGCCGCTGGACGCGGCCAACCTGCCGCCGTTCCTGCGGCGCCTGTCCGACCGCCGCGCCGTAACGGTCCGCGCCGACGCCACCTATTTGCTGGCCACCGACGGCTTCTGGTCGTGCGGCCGTCCGCTGCCCTGGACCGCCCGCTGGCCGGCGCTGATGGTCCGGCCGGGCCACTCCGCCGGCGCCGCGCTCGACGCGTTATTCAACGATTACGCCGACCATCCGCCGGCCAATCTCCACATCGACAATGTGACCGCCATTGTGATGCGATTTGCGCAACCCGCGCCGCGCCCGGAGATCCGCAATCTTGACGAAACGGCACTGCCGGCCGCATCAATCCCGCCGTATTTTTGAGCGTTGACGAGGGGTAAGTGTTGCGTCTTGATCGCCGCATGTGCCTTAGGGCAAAAATATGCCGGTCAGGCGCGCGTTTAATTGCCAAGGACCGCGTAAACCGCATAAACTGACAGGTATTCCATCGGTCGGTATGCCATGAAAAAATGCAGTAATGCCCAGCATCCGCATTGCACCTATTGGGTCATGTCTGGAGAACAAGCTTGCGAAGGCGGTCACGCCCAAGCCGAGCCGTCCAGCTATGACCTGTTGAGCGCCGTGCGCAGCGCCCGCGCCGGTGGTCCGGCGACGACGCCGGCTGCCGCCGACACCAGCATCGCCGCGCCGCGTTTCGCCGCACCTTCCGCCGCATCATCCGCCATCATCAGCGCGCCATCGGGTTACGCCCGGCCGCTGCAACGCGCCCAATCCGAGCGCCCGCAACTGCATATCAGCGGCTTCGACCCGCGCGCGGCCGGCGGCCGTCAAACGCTGAAGATGGAACTGCGCGGCATGCCCGACGCCTGCGCGCCGCAATTGACGCTGCAACTGCAGTCGGACCTGATCCCCAACGGCGCGGCGCGCCAGCAGTTCGTGCGCGCCACCAATGGCGAATGGCGTCCGGTATTCGTCGAGTTTTCGTCGCGCGGCAAAGAGCACGGCCAATACCAAATCAGCATCGAGCTGCTTAGCCAGCACACCGGCATGGCGGCCCGCAAATGGGTGTGCACTTTCGTCATCCTGGTGCCGCGCCTCGACGCGACCCTGACCGAAATTCACCGCATCTTCCTGAGCACCCACAAGAACGTGCGCGTGATGGCGGACGACGCCTCCATCGCTCGCGTCAGCGCGCAAGGCGGCGACAGTCTCGATATCGACGTCACCGCCCGCAACGCCGGCATCGCGCACCTGGACCTGAACGCGCCGGCCGGCAAAGTGGACCTGGGCTTCACCACCATCGCCTGGGACGAAGACCTCATCGAGATCGACATCCCCGTCACCAACGCAGTACATCCGCACGCCAGCCGCGCGGCCAGCTTCGTCAACGCCGCGCCGGAGAGCGGCGCCCAGCGTCAGATTCGGCTGTTCGCGATGGAAGAATGCGTGCTGGGACGCTTTGAACTGGTCGATCCGGAATCCGACGTGATGCTGACCCATTACACCGCCGACGGCCAGGACACCAACGGCCTGACGCGGCGCCTGTCCGGCCGCCACGCGGTGATCCGCCGCTGCGGCCAGGGGTTTGAGATCGAAGACGTGTCCCGCTATGGCATCCTGCTCGACGGCGTCTGGCCAGGCAAGCACAAACCGACCACGCTGCGCCTCGGCATGCGCATTGAACTGAGCGCCAGCATCAAGGGCATAGTCGTG is part of the Oxalobacteraceae bacterium OTU3CAMAD1 genome and encodes:
- a CDS encoding protein phosphatase, producing MTRITDMLDFGPGLDIAARSSASISKLQVPENQDNLLVIDASGCAVFLRDQTSQSATLANWPQGHVRLAVMDGMGGHGHGREAAEAVADGLLRVPACGTVEELGAHLDRLHDELQQRFRQPGDTDSFRRPGTTLTLLEIPPGQAPMLYHAGDSRLYEITAQTVRPLTVDHVPATCFAMHGLLGEEEWWQQVHGEHRPQISQAYILGNAFANPQVLEDGLLPLDAANLPPFLRRLSDRRAVTVRADATYLLATDGFWSCGRPLPWTARWPALMVRPGHSAGAALDALFNDYADHPPANLHIDNVTAIVMRFAQPAPRPEIRNLDETALPAASIPPYF
- a CDS encoding FHA domain-containing protein — its product is MSGEQACEGGHAQAEPSSYDLLSAVRSARAGGPATTPAAADTSIAAPRFAAPSAASSAIISAPSGYARPLQRAQSERPQLHISGFDPRAAGGRQTLKMELRGMPDACAPQLTLQLQSDLIPNGAARQQFVRATNGEWRPVFVEFSSRGKEHGQYQISIELLSQHTGMAARKWVCTFVILVPRLDATLTEIHRIFLSTHKNVRVMADDASIARVSAQGGDSLDIDVTARNAGIAHLDLNAPAGKVDLGFTTIAWDEDLIEIDIPVTNAVHPHASRAASFVNAAPESGAQRQIRLFAMEECVLGRFELVDPESDVMLTHYTADGQDTNGLTRRLSGRHAVIRRCGQGFEIEDVSRYGILLDGVWPGKHKPTTLRLGMRIELSASIKGIVVLSVSAIMPHGVILHRIDQGANAECFYVLMPETHPGYPVKSFAAAPHAAALPLLLHRDGGFWHLDQLTGKETALAPGVSLDKLSRVPRHSRFASDPYPEHWIIRTGAADMYNTVAARDMHTA
- a CDS encoding SH3 domain-containing protein encodes the protein MITLFLAAYLTPNQWWRRANARALLIMVVGAWGFGSLILYAVQGTRPVAAGTLEGAANRSSPEIRAAASSPTPLPPELITGRPYQVHRDLNVRAAAGVHAARLTTVPAGASVTPTGAREGDWWQVTTGAAGREQTGWVSSLWLRRGGE
- a CDS encoding FtsW/RodA/SpoVE family cell cycle protein, giving the protein MATPLRLHKAPARGPSGARPPLSWLPARPCAEIIAAAAAWLARFAAQNIGLAATLALLAALFGLQALALVRAPASWLPATIGLSLTPGETITLGQRELAAPQTDRSHLSLRRDPQDGWMLRNISPSKQIILLRDGGEQRMGSVALRARQSFQVDGAVFNVTASGADTIVFTRDGHEWRYDGAVLYRDGRAQSGCPDARLSGQALSLWNRAMPMMLTIARPLSFGGNLYCGNRLGLAQTTPGAAQLSRANGRLELSAGNPDGDRASVLVDSDGVQTDLRRQEASLAGVNAIIVGHTRFQLTPAGDQLKLTPSRHVSLFSVPDLKLPEAISWQWQQRSLWNSGHATALWLAIAGCLACVAIGAACAMSPPAPGLRRAAAGAKLLGATILLIAGVAALISQRAGLPPSAALSMMLGACALLLWLAFPGRLTLLTATGVVLLAVGLLAQLELGLGAPQTSWLRYYQKSAAMLAIGAGLGGLLRLWAQYQAARAAHLQQRTIEWVLAIFAAVALAALAAQVLWGDETGVFDLQPVELAKLALTALTAHCLALRFGWHSETRHPADHRARWLQLIAPALLFIALLGLSLVQIDDFSPLILLLVWSTAMAFAYALAARHRLLTATLIAASLLAVGAVVYLRLAGTDDLIRWGFYADRFLVWLNPAEHPHTGQQLLLGARAIGEGGWLGADHWLGLRALGQSAGGVVQIPAVQDDFAATFFINRHGLAGALLLWGAQAAFLTGIVLTALRAHHAGDTARNFRQAWSGRFRYFALCGGGAFVLGHFLLSWGTNLAIFPIMGQPMSFLSAGGSHLLFFLCPLLAFSAISAQSLEGD